The following are encoded in a window of Limibacter armeniacum genomic DNA:
- a CDS encoding tetratricopeptide repeat protein: MEDKKNKQQENLEKLIESPEAIQDTLSQTQRFADKNKNVILGVLGAVIAVIFGYFFYQLHLENKNKEAQAELSPAVFYMEKDSLGKALNGDGNFTKGFAGIADEYSNTEAGNLAKFYAGVASMRMGKFDEAISYLKDFSSNDLLVQARAYALIGDAYTEKKDFDNAVSYFGKAVDYKSNEQFTPAYLLKLAFAQEAKGDKDAAKGSYERIINEYSKSQEVTDAKKYLSMLQVVK, translated from the coding sequence ATGGAGGATAAGAAAAATAAGCAGCAGGAAAATCTTGAAAAACTAATTGAAAGCCCAGAAGCGATTCAAGATACCCTTAGTCAAACACAAAGGTTTGCAGACAAAAACAAAAATGTAATTCTGGGCGTACTGGGAGCAGTTATAGCCGTTATTTTTGGCTACTTCTTCTATCAGTTGCACTTAGAAAATAAAAACAAAGAAGCACAAGCGGAACTTTCTCCTGCAGTATTCTACATGGAGAAGGATTCTTTGGGCAAAGCATTGAATGGTGACGGCAACTTTACAAAAGGTTTTGCTGGCATCGCTGATGAATACAGCAACACAGAGGCTGGAAACTTGGCTAAATTCTATGCTGGTGTAGCTTCAATGAGAATGGGCAAATTTGACGAAGCTATCAGCTACCTGAAAGACTTCTCATCTAATGACCTGTTAGTTCAAGCTAGAGCATATGCACTGATTGGTGATGCTTACACAGAGAAAAAAGATTTTGATAATGCTGTAAGTTATTTTGGAAAAGCTGTAGACTATAAGTCAAACGAGCAGTTTACGCCAGCTTACCTGCTGAAACTTGCTTTTGCTCAGGAAGCAAAAGGAGACAAGGATGCAGCAAAAGGTTCTTACGAGCGTATCATTAACGAGTATAGCAAGTCACAAGAAGTGACAGATGCGAAAAAATACCTGTCAATGTTGCAAGTGGTGAAGTAA
- the pdhA gene encoding pyruvate dehydrogenase (acetyl-transferring) E1 component subunit alpha produces the protein MSTEKVAKQERTFSKETYMKWYKDMLLIRRFEEKCGQLYGQQKIKGFCHLYIGQEACAAGAVSALDKDDKWITAYRDHAQPLALGTEPKKVMAEMYGKVTGTTKGKGGSMHVFDKDVHFMGGHGIVGAQIPMGAGIAFAEKYTGTKNLCICYFGDGAIRQGAMHEAFNMAMLWKLPVIFVVENNGYAMGTSVSRTSNVTDLYHIGKAYDIPSKPVNGMDVEEVHIAVEEAAEHVRAGNGPYFLEFKTYRFKGHSMSDPQKYRTKEEVAEYKKQDPIEQVKTSLIEKGFATEEELKQIDKDIKNEVMESVKFAEDSPFPEPENIYEDVYAEQKEFPFVEN, from the coding sequence ATGTCTACAGAAAAAGTAGCGAAACAAGAGAGGACTTTTTCCAAGGAGACCTATATGAAGTGGTATAAAGACATGCTGCTTATCAGAAGGTTTGAGGAAAAATGTGGTCAATTGTACGGACAGCAGAAAATCAAAGGTTTCTGCCACCTTTACATTGGACAGGAAGCTTGTGCAGCAGGTGCTGTATCTGCTTTGGATAAAGACGATAAGTGGATCACAGCTTACCGTGACCACGCTCAGCCATTGGCACTGGGTACTGAACCTAAGAAAGTGATGGCAGAGATGTACGGTAAAGTGACCGGAACTACCAAAGGTAAAGGTGGTTCAATGCACGTCTTTGATAAGGATGTACACTTCATGGGTGGACACGGTATTGTAGGTGCTCAAATCCCTATGGGAGCAGGTATCGCATTTGCAGAGAAATATACTGGTACAAAGAACCTGTGTATTTGTTATTTCGGTGATGGTGCAATCCGTCAAGGTGCTATGCACGAGGCATTCAACATGGCTATGCTGTGGAAATTGCCAGTGATTTTCGTTGTGGAAAACAACGGTTACGCTATGGGTACTTCAGTATCAAGAACATCAAACGTAACAGACCTTTACCATATCGGAAAAGCATATGACATCCCGTCTAAGCCAGTAAATGGTATGGACGTAGAGGAAGTGCATATTGCAGTTGAAGAAGCAGCTGAGCACGTAAGAGCTGGTAACGGTCCTTACTTCCTTGAGTTCAAAACATACCGTTTCAAAGGTCACTCAATGTCAGATCCTCAGAAGTATCGTACAAAAGAGGAAGTGGCAGAGTACAAGAAGCAGGATCCAATCGAGCAAGTGAAAACTTCATTGATCGAAAAAGGTTTTGCTACTGAAGAAGAGCTGAAACAAATTGATAAGGATATCAAGAATGAAGTGATGGAATCTGTGAAATTTGCAGAGGACTCACCATTCCCAGAGCCTGAAAATATCTATGAGGATGTTTATGCAGAACAAAAGGAATTCCCATTTGTGGAAAACTAA
- a CDS encoding 2-C-methyl-D-erythritol 4-phosphate cytidylyltransferase, with protein sequence MQKYVIIVAGGKGSRMGTATPKQFLELAGKPVLMYTIEKFAHTLPTAKLIIVLPEAEIPLWESLVKAHDFAIAHTTTAGGETRFHSVSNGLKLVERGGVVAIHDGVRPFVANEVIINSFETAEKTGNAIAAVSLKDSIRSISSSGSKAEDRSAFKLIQTPQTFRTDLILDAFNTAYQPFFTDDASVAEHAGHKVNLIEGNYENIKITTPEDLKVAQAFL encoded by the coding sequence ATGCAAAAATATGTAATCATTGTGGCTGGAGGAAAGGGAAGCAGAATGGGAACTGCTACACCCAAACAGTTTCTTGAGTTGGCAGGAAAGCCTGTCTTGATGTACACAATTGAAAAATTTGCCCATACGCTTCCAACAGCCAAGTTGATTATTGTACTACCTGAGGCTGAAATCCCATTATGGGAATCACTTGTGAAAGCACATGATTTTGCCATAGCACACACAACGACTGCTGGAGGAGAAACACGCTTTCACTCGGTCAGCAACGGACTAAAGCTTGTAGAAAGGGGAGGTGTTGTGGCTATTCATGACGGCGTACGTCCATTTGTGGCAAATGAGGTAATCATCAACTCATTCGAAACTGCTGAAAAAACAGGCAATGCCATCGCTGCCGTTTCTTTAAAAGATTCTATCAGGAGTATCTCCTCATCTGGTAGCAAGGCAGAGGACAGAAGCGCATTCAAGCTGATCCAAACGCCTCAAACATTCAGAACAGACCTGATACTTGATGCATTTAATACAGCATACCAACCATTCTTTACAGATGATGCGAGTGTTGCTGAACATGCTGGCCACAAGGTCAATCTCATTGAAGGGAATTACGAAAACATCAAGATTACAACCCCTGAAGATTTAAAAGTCGCTCAGGCATTTTTATAG
- a CDS encoding DUF2795 domain-containing protein: MYWTLELASYLEDAPWPATKDELIDYSIRTGAPLEVVENLQELEDDGQPYENIEEIWPDYPTKDDFFFNEDEY; encoded by the coding sequence ATGTACTGGACGTTGGAATTAGCTTCATACTTGGAAGACGCACCTTGGCCAGCAACAAAGGATGAGTTGATCGATTACTCAATCCGTACTGGTGCTCCTTTGGAGGTGGTAGAAAACCTTCAGGAATTGGAAGATGATGGTCAGCCTTACGAGAATATCGAGGAAATCTGGCCTGATTATCCAACAAAAGACGACTTCTTCTTCAACGAAGATGAGTATTAG
- a CDS encoding sensor histidine kinase translates to MTAGFSDTERRIDNIWKIEQRRLYLICQIGGWSLYAAYMGVLLAIQGSLTWRSVADVVFTTTCLMGLSHLYRKFVIRHKWLQLTFPRLLLRMLIASVVLSMLAIPIGMLSTLWFSPASFRFSLFELLGPLIAGTFIFMCWSLAYFLYHYVSSYGRSLKLEAKANEIELNRLRSQLNPHFLFNSLNTVKYLVDENPNKAKDSIHQLSNILRSSLMMGKKLLIPFEDEIDIVKDYLALEQTRFEERLQISYDIKGDLSSFKVPPMMIQTLVENGIKHGVAQLVDGGEIRIKAWRDEEVLYCNIYNSGYLNPTNIPNAGYGIKNTEQRLWLLFGGKATFEIQNQDGGVVASLKLPKWQEEKV, encoded by the coding sequence ATGACAGCAGGTTTTTCTGATACGGAACGTAGAATTGATAATATCTGGAAGATAGAACAGCGTAGGTTATACCTGATCTGCCAGATAGGAGGATGGTCGCTTTATGCTGCATATATGGGAGTACTGCTCGCTATTCAAGGCAGCTTGACTTGGAGGAGTGTGGCAGATGTGGTGTTTACAACTACATGCTTGATGGGTTTGTCCCATCTCTACCGAAAGTTTGTGATACGTCATAAGTGGCTACAGCTTACGTTCCCAAGGTTGTTGCTCAGGATGCTGATAGCATCCGTTGTACTTTCCATGTTAGCAATACCTATCGGAATGCTGTCAACTTTATGGTTTAGCCCCGCATCATTTCGCTTTTCATTGTTTGAACTGCTGGGACCACTGATTGCCGGTACTTTTATTTTTATGTGTTGGTCATTAGCCTATTTTCTGTACCACTACGTAAGCAGCTATGGCAGAAGCCTTAAACTGGAGGCAAAAGCCAATGAGATAGAGTTGAACAGGTTACGATCACAGCTGAACCCGCATTTTCTTTTCAACTCACTGAATACTGTAAAGTACTTGGTAGATGAGAACCCAAATAAAGCGAAGGACTCTATTCATCAGTTATCCAATATTTTGAGAAGCTCCTTGATGATGGGCAAAAAACTCCTGATCCCTTTTGAGGATGAGATTGATATTGTAAAGGATTATTTGGCACTTGAACAAACCCGTTTTGAGGAGCGACTACAAATCAGTTACGATATTAAAGGAGATCTTTCTTCATTTAAAGTGCCTCCTATGATGATACAGACTTTAGTCGAGAACGGTATCAAACATGGTGTGGCCCAGTTGGTTGATGGTGGTGAAATTAGGATCAAGGCTTGGAGAGATGAAGAGGTTCTTTACTGCAACATCTACAATAGTGGTTATTTGAACCCAACAAATATCCCCAATGCGGGTTATGGAATAAAAAATACAGAACAAAGACTGTGGCTGTTGTTTGGAGGAAAAGCAACCTTTGAAATACAAAACCAAGATGGAGGTGTTGTAGCATCATTGAAGTTGCCAAAGTGGCAAGAGGAAAAAGTATAA
- a CDS encoding type I restriction enzyme HsdR N-terminal domain-containing protein, which produces MSLPPLNLPSYDCKLQKRDNKLYIFDQIRKKYLQLTPEEWVRQHFIHFLSQQGFPKSLMSIEAGLKLNKLQKRTDIVIYDRQGKPFMLVECKAPEIKLSDATFNQAASYNMVLKAPYLSITNGMQHYFCHIDFENKKYSFLETIPKLEE; this is translated from the coding sequence ATGAGTCTTCCTCCACTGAACTTACCCTCATATGACTGCAAGTTGCAGAAACGAGACAATAAGCTTTATATATTTGATCAGATCAGAAAAAAATACCTTCAGCTTACCCCTGAGGAATGGGTGAGGCAACATTTCATTCATTTTCTTTCTCAGCAGGGTTTTCCGAAGTCATTGATGAGTATTGAAGCGGGACTCAAACTGAATAAGTTGCAGAAGCGTACAGATATCGTCATTTATGATAGGCAAGGAAAGCCGTTTATGCTGGTAGAGTGCAAGGCGCCTGAAATCAAGCTTTCGGATGCGACTTTCAATCAGGCGGCTAGTTACAATATGGTACTGAAAGCGCCCTACCTTTCTATCACTAATGGAATGCAACACTATTTCTGTCATATTGATTTTGAGAACAAGAAGTACAGTTTTTTGGAGACAATCCCTAAACTGGAGGAGTAA